The Carassius gibelio isolate Cgi1373 ecotype wild population from Czech Republic chromosome B22, carGib1.2-hapl.c, whole genome shotgun sequence genome window below encodes:
- the LOC127987576 gene encoding ubiquitin carboxyl-terminal hydrolase 49: MDRCKHVVRFRLGQGHSILNPQMWRCVDCGTTESVWACLKCAHVACGRYMEEHSLSHYQMTQHPLAMDVRELDVFCFACGDYALNDNVEGDLKLLRGALSTVRSPGQRSLRSSTSVSAVRVHEVARDGAMQTALWHRRKTLLQSALRCWRSRQQELHREREEKQEREREEKRRQRREVKKRLMGELANVPPRKSARLLTQAPRTTLALIPRKFREPPERLPSAPKQSLLSLSSKPLSRKPLRNAGRLHRYHSSQTSRRRKPAPGVTGLRNLGNTCYMNSILQVLSHLQKFRECFLTLDLCETEELLAKTNHSQGALSALGRMGRASGGTFCKQSITPSLSSAELVQPKEPRSSARQQMSLCHELHTLFRVMWSGRWSLVSPFAMLHSVWNLIPAFRGYDQQDAQEFLCELLDKVQQELESDGPKKHILIPITQRKLSKQVLKVLNTIFHGQLLSQVTCLSCKRKSNTVEPFWDLSLEFPERYHRMEKPSAAACRQSCSLSEMLAKFTETEDLEGCIYACNFCNRKRRKSSHKPRSLSEACKQLLICRLPQVLRLHLKRFRWSGRNHREKIGVHVAFDQVLNIQPYCCSDAALTPQREAYTYDLSAVVMHHGKGFGSGHYTAYCYNTEGGFWVHCNDSEMNVCSVEEVCGTQAYILFYTQRSS, encoded by the exons ATGGATCGCTGTAAGCATGTGGTGCGGTTCCGTCTGGGCCAGGGCCACTCCATCCTCAACCCGCAGATGTGGCGCTGCGTGGACTGCGGCACCACGGAGTCCGTCTGGGCTTGTCTGAAGTGCGCTCACGTGGCGTGCGGCCGCTACATGGAGGAACACTCCCTGAGTCACTACCAGATGACGCAGCACCCGCTAGCCATGGACGTACGTGAACTGGACGTCTTCTGTTTCGCGTGTGGAGATTACGCGTTGAATGATAATGTGGAGGGCGACCTGAAGCTCCTTCGGGGGGCGCTTTCTACCGTCCGCAGCCCTGGTCAGCGCTCCCTGCGGTCATCGACGTCCGTTAGCGCAGTAAGAGTGCACGAGGTAGCGCGGGATGGTGCTATGCAGACGGCGTTGTGGCACAGACGGAAAACTCTCCTTCAAAGTGCCTTGCGCTGCTGGAGGAGCCGACAGCAGGAGCTACACCGGGAGCGCGAGGAGAAGCAGGAGCGAGAGCGAGAGGAGAAGCGCAGACAACGCAGGGAAGTCAAGAAGCGGCTCATGGGAGAACTAGCCAACGTGCCTCCGAGGAAAAGCGCGCGGCTGCTCACCCAGGCTCCTCGAACGACTCTCGCACTTATTCCTCGGAAGTTCCGTGAACCTCCGGAACGACTCCCTTCGGCTCCCAAACAGTCCTTGCTGTCACTATCCAGCAAGCCCCTGTCACGCAAACCACTTCGTAACGCGGGCCGCCTGCACCGGTATCACTCCTCGCAGACGTCACGACGCAGGAAGCCTGCGCCCGGAGTCACTGGATTGCGCAACCTCGGGAACACGTGTTACATGAACTCCATTCTCCAGGTGCTGAGTCACTTGCAGAAGTTCAGGGAGTGTTTCCTCACACTGGACCTGTGTGAGACCGAGGAGCTGCTGGCTAAGACCAACCACTCGCAGGGAGCCCTCAGTGCGCTGGGACGCATGGGGAGGGCGAGCGGCGGCACCTTCTGCAAACAGAGCATCACGCCTAGCCTGAGCTCGGCAGAACTGGTGCAGCCCAAAGAGCCGCGGTCCTCGGCTCGGCAGCAGATGTCACTGTGTCACGAGCTGCACACGCTCTTCAGGGTCATGTGGTCGGGGCGCTGGTCACTGGTGTCTCCGTTTGCCATGCTGCACTCTGTGTGGAACCTGATCCCGGCGTTCCGCGGATACGACCAGCAGGACGCGCAAGAGTTCTTGTGTGAGCTTCTGGACAAAGTCCAGCAGGAACTGGAGTCCGACGGACCCAAGAAACACATCCTGATTCCAATCACACAGCGGAAACTGTCCAAACAAGTCCTTAAAGTGCTCAACACTATCTTCCACGGACAGCTGCTCAGCCAG GTAACGTGTCTGTCCTGCAAGCGCAAGTCGAACACGGTGGAGCCGTTCTGGGATTTGTCTCTGGAGTTCCCAGAAAGATACCACCGGATGGAGAAGCCCAGCGCCGCGGCGTGTCGACAGAGCTGCTCGCTCTCAGAGATGCTCGCCAAGTTCACCGAGACCGAGGATTTGGAGGGCTGCATCTACGCCTGCAACTTCTGCAACA GAAAGCGGCGTAAATCGTCCCATAAGCCCCGGTCTCTTTCGGAGGCGTGTAAGCAGTTACTCATCTGCCGTTTACCTCAGGTGCTGCGGCTACACCTCAAACGCTTCCG GTGGTCCGGTCGCAATCACAGGGAGAAGATCGGCGTCCACGTGGCTTTTGATCAGGTCCTGAATATACAACCATACTGCTGCTCGGACGCCGCTCTGACGCCGCAGAGAGAAGCCTACACCTATGACCTATCTGCTGTAGTGATGCATCATGGGAAAGGCTTTGGCTCAGGGCACTACACGGCCTACTGTTATAACACTGAAGGAG GGTTCTGGGTTCACTGTAACGACTCGGAGATGAACGTGTGCAGTGTGGAGGAGGTGTGCGGCACTCAGGCCTACATCCTGTTCTACACGCAGCGCTCCTCGTAG